A stretch of Henckelia pumila isolate YLH828 chromosome 4, ASM3356847v2, whole genome shotgun sequence DNA encodes these proteins:
- the LOC140859810 gene encoding chloride channel protein CLC-f-like isoform X1 — MSTAGEFEDRSLLRSDSSASDADLEGGGSQSPPRKNISSNNKGCLPSDLLKWLDRRLSGSGHRLSVNLRSDRDHHRRPSPSSPSTSNHFGSADADPADDSLGNSAPPEWALLLIGCLLGVATGLCVAAFNRGVHVIHEWAWAGTPIEGAAWLRLQRVEDTWHRILLIPVLGGVIVGVLHGLLEILDQIMQSTSSQEQGFNVFAAIVPIVKAIQAATTLGTGCSLGPEGPSVDIGKSCANGFSVTMENNRERRIALIAAGAAAGISAGFNVAVAGCFFAIETVLRPLRAENSPPFTTAIIILASVISSTVSNAVLGEKQAFTVPAYDLKSAAELPLYLILGMLCGVVSVAFTRLLAWFSKVFLLIKEKFGIPDVVCPALGGLGAGLIALKYPGILYWGFTNVDEILRTGKTASAPGIWLLAQLSAAKVVATTLCKGSGLVGGLYAPSLMIGAAVGAVFGGCAGELINSAIPGNATIAEPQAYALVGMAATLASVCSVPLTSVLLLFELTRDYRILLPLMGAVGLAIWVPSVTTQQKETEVSDTKHPPLAYSIISPSEDKSEDTRRITGERDDIELSIIGNASKYQPTEFEILLENIKVSQAVSDNYLKVSPSQSLREALNCMSDGQQNCALVVDADDYLEGILTYGDIKRWLFKRSGDPSSWSTKDVDTCNVSSVFTRGISYRGRERGLLTCYPGTDLAMAKQLMEAKGIKQLPVVKRPEDGQREKKRRVVAVLYYDSIWICLRDVINYRKSNNQQQEDGSRMIIINGHQ; from the exons ATGTCAACGGCAGGCGAATTCGAAGATCGCAGCTTGCTGCGCTCTGATTCATCGGCATCCGACGCCGATTTGGAAGGAGGAGGCAGCCAATCGCCGCCGCGGAAAAATATTAGCTCAAATAATAAAGGGTGCCTCCCGTCGGATCTTTTGAAGTGGTTGGATCGCAGGTTATCGGGTTCGGGTCACAGGTTATCGGTTAATCTTCGATCGGATAGGGACCATCACCGACGCCCTTCTCCGTCTTCACCTTCTACTTCGAATCATTTTGGCAGTGCGGATGCCGATCCCGCCGATGATTCTCTTGGCAATAGTGCGCCACCTGAGTGGGCATTGCTGCTCATTGGATGTCTACTTGGTGTCGCCACAGGGCTTTGCGTTGCCGCGTTTAACCGTGGG GTACATGTGATACACGAATGGGCATGGGCTGGTACCCCGATTGAAGGCGCTGCTTGGCTTCGGTTGCAAAGGGTAGAGGATACATGGCATCGGATTCTTTTGATACCAGTTTTAGGAGGAGTTATTGTGGGTGTTTTGCATGGTCTTCTTGAAATTTTAGACCAAATAATGCAGTCCACTTCTTCCCAGGAACAAGGCTTTAACGTGTTTGCTGCAATCGTCCCCATAGTGAAGGCAATACAGGCTGCTACAACGTTAGGCACCGGTTGTTCTTTGGGGCCTGAGGGTCCAAGTGTAGATATTGGAAAATCGTGTGCCAATGGTTTCTCGGTAACGATGGAGAATAATAGGGAAAGGAGAATTGCTCTCATTGCTGCTGGGGCAGCTGCTGGAATTTCTGCAG GTTTCAATGTTGCAGTTGCTGGATGTTTCTTTGCTATAGAAACCGTTTTGAGGCCTCTACGTGCAGAAAACTCTCCTCCATTTACTACTGCAATAATAATATTGGCTTCTGTTATCTCCTCTACTGTTTCAAATGCTGTGCTTGGGGAGAAACAGGCGTTCACAGTGCCTGCATATGATTTGAAATCTGCTGCTG AGCTACCTTTGTACCTTATATTGGGAATGCTCTGTGGAGTAGTTAGTGTTGCTTTCACACGCTTGTTGGCTTGGTTCTCAAAGGTGTTTCTGCTGATCAAAGAAAAATTTGGGATCCCAGATGTAGTGTGCCCTGCTTTGGGGGGTTTAGGAGCTGGGTTAATAGCTCTCAAATATCCTGGAATATTGTACTGGGGTTTCACTAATGTTGATGAAATTTTACGCACTGGAAAGACTGCCTCGGCACCTGGAATCTGGCTTCTGGCTCAATTGTCTGCTGCAAAAGTGGTGGCCACTACTCTATGTAAAGGGTCTGGCCTCGTTGGTGGTTTATATGCTCCAAGTTTGATGATTGGTGCTGCAGTGGGTGCTGTATTTGGGGGCTGTGCTGGAGAGCTTATCAACTCAGCTATTCCGGGAAATGCTACCATCGCCGAGCCACAGGCTTATGCATTA GTTGGAATGGCTGCAACATTAGCTTCTGTTTGTTCAGTCCCCTTAACTTCAGTTCTTCTCCTCTTTGAGCTGACTAGAGATTACAGAATATTGCTTCCTCTCATG GGGGCAGTTGGACTAGCAATATGGGTGCCCTCTGTGACAACTCAGCAAAAGGAAACAGAGGTGTCGGATACAAAGCACCCTCCACTTGCTTATTCCATTATTTCACCATCCGAAGATAAAAGTGAGGATACAAGGAGAATCACTGGTGAAAGAGATGATATAGAACTCTCTATTATTGGCAATGCTAGTAAATATCAACCAACAGAGTTTGAGATTTTACTAGAGAATATAAAG GTCTCTCAGGCTGTGTCGGACAACTATTTGAAGGTTTCTCCTTCCCAAAGTCTCAGAGAGGCACTAAACTGTATGAGTGATGGTCAACAGAATTGCGCCCTTGTTGTTGATGCTGATGATTATTTGGAAGGGATTTTAACTTATGGTGACATTAAACGATGGTTGTTCAAGAGATCCGGTGACCCTTCCTCCTGGAGCACAAAGGAT GTAGACACATGCAATGTCTCTTCTGTGTTTACACGTGGGATAAGTTATCGCGGACGAGAACGTGGACTTCTGACGTGCTACCCAGGCACTGATCTGGCAATGGCTAAGCAGCTAATGGAGGCAAAAGGAATAAAACAATTACCGGTGGTGAAACGGCCTGAAGATGGTCAAAGAGAAAAAAAGCGCAGGGTTGTTGCTGTTCTTTATTATGATTCGAT
- the LOC140859810 gene encoding chloride channel protein CLC-f-like isoform X2: protein MSTAGEFEDRSLLRSDSSASDADLEGGGSQSPPRKNISSNNKGCLPSDLLKWLDRRLSGSGHRLSVNLRSDRDHHRRPSPSSPSTSNHFGSADADPADDSLGNSAPPEWALLLIGCLLGVATGLCVAAFNRGVHVIHEWAWAGTPIEGAAWLRLQRVEDTWHRILLIPVLGGVIVGVLHGLLEILDQIMQSTSSQEQGFNVFAAIVPIVKAIQAATTLGTGCSLGPEGPSVDIGKSCANGFSVTMENNRERRIALIAAGAAAGISAGFNVAVAGCFFAIETVLRPLRAENSPPFTTAIIILASVISSTVSNAVLGEKQAFTVPAYDLKSAADVVCPALGGLGAGLIALKYPGILYWGFTNVDEILRTGKTASAPGIWLLAQLSAAKVVATTLCKGSGLVGGLYAPSLMIGAAVGAVFGGCAGELINSAIPGNATIAEPQAYALVGMAATLASVCSVPLTSVLLLFELTRDYRILLPLMGAVGLAIWVPSVTTQQKETEVSDTKHPPLAYSIISPSEDKSEDTRRITGERDDIELSIIGNASKYQPTEFEILLENIKVSQAVSDNYLKVSPSQSLREALNCMSDGQQNCALVVDADDYLEGILTYGDIKRWLFKRSGDPSSWSTKDVDTCNVSSVFTRGISYRGRERGLLTCYPGTDLAMAKQLMEAKGIKQLPVVKRPEDGQREKKRRVVAVLYYDSIWICLRDVINYRKSNNQQQEDGSRMIIINGHQ from the exons ATGTCAACGGCAGGCGAATTCGAAGATCGCAGCTTGCTGCGCTCTGATTCATCGGCATCCGACGCCGATTTGGAAGGAGGAGGCAGCCAATCGCCGCCGCGGAAAAATATTAGCTCAAATAATAAAGGGTGCCTCCCGTCGGATCTTTTGAAGTGGTTGGATCGCAGGTTATCGGGTTCGGGTCACAGGTTATCGGTTAATCTTCGATCGGATAGGGACCATCACCGACGCCCTTCTCCGTCTTCACCTTCTACTTCGAATCATTTTGGCAGTGCGGATGCCGATCCCGCCGATGATTCTCTTGGCAATAGTGCGCCACCTGAGTGGGCATTGCTGCTCATTGGATGTCTACTTGGTGTCGCCACAGGGCTTTGCGTTGCCGCGTTTAACCGTGGG GTACATGTGATACACGAATGGGCATGGGCTGGTACCCCGATTGAAGGCGCTGCTTGGCTTCGGTTGCAAAGGGTAGAGGATACATGGCATCGGATTCTTTTGATACCAGTTTTAGGAGGAGTTATTGTGGGTGTTTTGCATGGTCTTCTTGAAATTTTAGACCAAATAATGCAGTCCACTTCTTCCCAGGAACAAGGCTTTAACGTGTTTGCTGCAATCGTCCCCATAGTGAAGGCAATACAGGCTGCTACAACGTTAGGCACCGGTTGTTCTTTGGGGCCTGAGGGTCCAAGTGTAGATATTGGAAAATCGTGTGCCAATGGTTTCTCGGTAACGATGGAGAATAATAGGGAAAGGAGAATTGCTCTCATTGCTGCTGGGGCAGCTGCTGGAATTTCTGCAG GTTTCAATGTTGCAGTTGCTGGATGTTTCTTTGCTATAGAAACCGTTTTGAGGCCTCTACGTGCAGAAAACTCTCCTCCATTTACTACTGCAATAATAATATTGGCTTCTGTTATCTCCTCTACTGTTTCAAATGCTGTGCTTGGGGAGAAACAGGCGTTCACAGTGCCTGCATATGATTTGAAATCTGCTGCTG ATGTAGTGTGCCCTGCTTTGGGGGGTTTAGGAGCTGGGTTAATAGCTCTCAAATATCCTGGAATATTGTACTGGGGTTTCACTAATGTTGATGAAATTTTACGCACTGGAAAGACTGCCTCGGCACCTGGAATCTGGCTTCTGGCTCAATTGTCTGCTGCAAAAGTGGTGGCCACTACTCTATGTAAAGGGTCTGGCCTCGTTGGTGGTTTATATGCTCCAAGTTTGATGATTGGTGCTGCAGTGGGTGCTGTATTTGGGGGCTGTGCTGGAGAGCTTATCAACTCAGCTATTCCGGGAAATGCTACCATCGCCGAGCCACAGGCTTATGCATTA GTTGGAATGGCTGCAACATTAGCTTCTGTTTGTTCAGTCCCCTTAACTTCAGTTCTTCTCCTCTTTGAGCTGACTAGAGATTACAGAATATTGCTTCCTCTCATG GGGGCAGTTGGACTAGCAATATGGGTGCCCTCTGTGACAACTCAGCAAAAGGAAACAGAGGTGTCGGATACAAAGCACCCTCCACTTGCTTATTCCATTATTTCACCATCCGAAGATAAAAGTGAGGATACAAGGAGAATCACTGGTGAAAGAGATGATATAGAACTCTCTATTATTGGCAATGCTAGTAAATATCAACCAACAGAGTTTGAGATTTTACTAGAGAATATAAAG GTCTCTCAGGCTGTGTCGGACAACTATTTGAAGGTTTCTCCTTCCCAAAGTCTCAGAGAGGCACTAAACTGTATGAGTGATGGTCAACAGAATTGCGCCCTTGTTGTTGATGCTGATGATTATTTGGAAGGGATTTTAACTTATGGTGACATTAAACGATGGTTGTTCAAGAGATCCGGTGACCCTTCCTCCTGGAGCACAAAGGAT GTAGACACATGCAATGTCTCTTCTGTGTTTACACGTGGGATAAGTTATCGCGGACGAGAACGTGGACTTCTGACGTGCTACCCAGGCACTGATCTGGCAATGGCTAAGCAGCTAATGGAGGCAAAAGGAATAAAACAATTACCGGTGGTGAAACGGCCTGAAGATGGTCAAAGAGAAAAAAAGCGCAGGGTTGTTGCTGTTCTTTATTATGATTCGAT
- the LOC140859810 gene encoding chloride channel protein CLC-f-like isoform X3 translates to MPIPPMILLAIVRHLSGHCCSLDVYLVSPQGFALPRLTVGLVQKFKVHVIHEWAWAGTPIEGAAWLRLQRVEDTWHRILLIPVLGGVIVGVLHGLLEILDQIMQSTSSQEQGFNVFAAIVPIVKAIQAATTLGTGCSLGPEGPSVDIGKSCANGFSVTMENNRERRIALIAAGAAAGISAGFNVAVAGCFFAIETVLRPLRAENSPPFTTAIIILASVISSTVSNAVLGEKQAFTVPAYDLKSAAELPLYLILGMLCGVVSVAFTRLLAWFSKVFLLIKEKFGIPDVVCPALGGLGAGLIALKYPGILYWGFTNVDEILRTGKTASAPGIWLLAQLSAAKVVATTLCKGSGLVGGLYAPSLMIGAAVGAVFGGCAGELINSAIPGNATIAEPQAYALVGMAATLASVCSVPLTSVLLLFELTRDYRILLPLMGAVGLAIWVPSVTTQQKETEVSDTKHPPLAYSIISPSEDKSEDTRRITGERDDIELSIIGNASKYQPTEFEILLENIKVSQAVSDNYLKVSPSQSLREALNCMSDGQQNCALVVDADDYLEGILTYGDIKRWLFKRSGDPSSWSTKDVDTCNVSSVFTRGISYRGRERGLLTCYPGTDLAMAKQLMEAKGIKQLPVVKRPEDGQREKKRRVVAVLYYDSIWICLRDVINYRKSNNQQQEDGSRMIIINGHQ, encoded by the exons ATGCCGATCCCGCCGATGATTCTCTTGGCAATAGTGCGCCACCTGAGTGGGCATTGCTGCTCATTGGATGTCTACTTGGTGTCGCCACAGGGCTTTGCGTTGCCGCGTTTAACCGTGGGGTTAGTTCAGAAGTTCAAG GTACATGTGATACACGAATGGGCATGGGCTGGTACCCCGATTGAAGGCGCTGCTTGGCTTCGGTTGCAAAGGGTAGAGGATACATGGCATCGGATTCTTTTGATACCAGTTTTAGGAGGAGTTATTGTGGGTGTTTTGCATGGTCTTCTTGAAATTTTAGACCAAATAATGCAGTCCACTTCTTCCCAGGAACAAGGCTTTAACGTGTTTGCTGCAATCGTCCCCATAGTGAAGGCAATACAGGCTGCTACAACGTTAGGCACCGGTTGTTCTTTGGGGCCTGAGGGTCCAAGTGTAGATATTGGAAAATCGTGTGCCAATGGTTTCTCGGTAACGATGGAGAATAATAGGGAAAGGAGAATTGCTCTCATTGCTGCTGGGGCAGCTGCTGGAATTTCTGCAG GTTTCAATGTTGCAGTTGCTGGATGTTTCTTTGCTATAGAAACCGTTTTGAGGCCTCTACGTGCAGAAAACTCTCCTCCATTTACTACTGCAATAATAATATTGGCTTCTGTTATCTCCTCTACTGTTTCAAATGCTGTGCTTGGGGAGAAACAGGCGTTCACAGTGCCTGCATATGATTTGAAATCTGCTGCTG AGCTACCTTTGTACCTTATATTGGGAATGCTCTGTGGAGTAGTTAGTGTTGCTTTCACACGCTTGTTGGCTTGGTTCTCAAAGGTGTTTCTGCTGATCAAAGAAAAATTTGGGATCCCAGATGTAGTGTGCCCTGCTTTGGGGGGTTTAGGAGCTGGGTTAATAGCTCTCAAATATCCTGGAATATTGTACTGGGGTTTCACTAATGTTGATGAAATTTTACGCACTGGAAAGACTGCCTCGGCACCTGGAATCTGGCTTCTGGCTCAATTGTCTGCTGCAAAAGTGGTGGCCACTACTCTATGTAAAGGGTCTGGCCTCGTTGGTGGTTTATATGCTCCAAGTTTGATGATTGGTGCTGCAGTGGGTGCTGTATTTGGGGGCTGTGCTGGAGAGCTTATCAACTCAGCTATTCCGGGAAATGCTACCATCGCCGAGCCACAGGCTTATGCATTA GTTGGAATGGCTGCAACATTAGCTTCTGTTTGTTCAGTCCCCTTAACTTCAGTTCTTCTCCTCTTTGAGCTGACTAGAGATTACAGAATATTGCTTCCTCTCATG GGGGCAGTTGGACTAGCAATATGGGTGCCCTCTGTGACAACTCAGCAAAAGGAAACAGAGGTGTCGGATACAAAGCACCCTCCACTTGCTTATTCCATTATTTCACCATCCGAAGATAAAAGTGAGGATACAAGGAGAATCACTGGTGAAAGAGATGATATAGAACTCTCTATTATTGGCAATGCTAGTAAATATCAACCAACAGAGTTTGAGATTTTACTAGAGAATATAAAG GTCTCTCAGGCTGTGTCGGACAACTATTTGAAGGTTTCTCCTTCCCAAAGTCTCAGAGAGGCACTAAACTGTATGAGTGATGGTCAACAGAATTGCGCCCTTGTTGTTGATGCTGATGATTATTTGGAAGGGATTTTAACTTATGGTGACATTAAACGATGGTTGTTCAAGAGATCCGGTGACCCTTCCTCCTGGAGCACAAAGGAT GTAGACACATGCAATGTCTCTTCTGTGTTTACACGTGGGATAAGTTATCGCGGACGAGAACGTGGACTTCTGACGTGCTACCCAGGCACTGATCTGGCAATGGCTAAGCAGCTAATGGAGGCAAAAGGAATAAAACAATTACCGGTGGTGAAACGGCCTGAAGATGGTCAAAGAGAAAAAAAGCGCAGGGTTGTTGCTGTTCTTTATTATGATTCGAT
- the LOC140859810 gene encoding chloride channel protein CLC-f-like isoform X4 encodes MSTAGEFEDRSLLRSDSSASDADLEGGGSQSPPRKNISSNNKGCLPSDLLKWLDRRLSGSGHRLSVNLRSDRDHHRRPSPSSPSTSNHFGSADADPADDSLGNSAPPEWALLLIGCLLGVATGLCVAAFNRGVHVIHEWAWAGTPIEGAAWLRLQRVEDTWHRILLIPVLGGVIVGVLHGLLEILDQIMQSTSSQEQGFNVFAAIVPIVKAIQAATTLGTGCSLGPEGPSVDIGKSCANGFSVTMENNRERRIALIAAGAAAGISAGFNVAVAGCFFAIETVLRPLRAENSPPFTTAIIILASVISSTVSNAVLGEKQAFTVPAYDLKSAAELPLYLILGMLCGVVSVAFTRLLAWFSKVFLLIKEKFGIPDVVCPALGGLGAGLIALKYPGILYWGFTNVDEILRTGKTASAPGIWLLAQLSAAKVVATTLCKGSGLVGGLYAPSLMIGAAVGAVFGGCAGELINSAIPGNATIAEPQAYALVGMAATLASVCSVPLTSVLLLFELTRDYRILLPLMGAVGLAIWVPSVTTQQKETEVSDTKHPPLAYSIISPSEDKSEDTRRITGERDDIELSIIGNASKYQPTEFEILLENIKVSQAVSDNYLKVSPSQSLREALNCMSDGQQNCALVVDADDYLEGILTYGDIKRWLFKRSGDPSSWSTKDTHAMSLLCLHVG; translated from the exons ATGTCAACGGCAGGCGAATTCGAAGATCGCAGCTTGCTGCGCTCTGATTCATCGGCATCCGACGCCGATTTGGAAGGAGGAGGCAGCCAATCGCCGCCGCGGAAAAATATTAGCTCAAATAATAAAGGGTGCCTCCCGTCGGATCTTTTGAAGTGGTTGGATCGCAGGTTATCGGGTTCGGGTCACAGGTTATCGGTTAATCTTCGATCGGATAGGGACCATCACCGACGCCCTTCTCCGTCTTCACCTTCTACTTCGAATCATTTTGGCAGTGCGGATGCCGATCCCGCCGATGATTCTCTTGGCAATAGTGCGCCACCTGAGTGGGCATTGCTGCTCATTGGATGTCTACTTGGTGTCGCCACAGGGCTTTGCGTTGCCGCGTTTAACCGTGGG GTACATGTGATACACGAATGGGCATGGGCTGGTACCCCGATTGAAGGCGCTGCTTGGCTTCGGTTGCAAAGGGTAGAGGATACATGGCATCGGATTCTTTTGATACCAGTTTTAGGAGGAGTTATTGTGGGTGTTTTGCATGGTCTTCTTGAAATTTTAGACCAAATAATGCAGTCCACTTCTTCCCAGGAACAAGGCTTTAACGTGTTTGCTGCAATCGTCCCCATAGTGAAGGCAATACAGGCTGCTACAACGTTAGGCACCGGTTGTTCTTTGGGGCCTGAGGGTCCAAGTGTAGATATTGGAAAATCGTGTGCCAATGGTTTCTCGGTAACGATGGAGAATAATAGGGAAAGGAGAATTGCTCTCATTGCTGCTGGGGCAGCTGCTGGAATTTCTGCAG GTTTCAATGTTGCAGTTGCTGGATGTTTCTTTGCTATAGAAACCGTTTTGAGGCCTCTACGTGCAGAAAACTCTCCTCCATTTACTACTGCAATAATAATATTGGCTTCTGTTATCTCCTCTACTGTTTCAAATGCTGTGCTTGGGGAGAAACAGGCGTTCACAGTGCCTGCATATGATTTGAAATCTGCTGCTG AGCTACCTTTGTACCTTATATTGGGAATGCTCTGTGGAGTAGTTAGTGTTGCTTTCACACGCTTGTTGGCTTGGTTCTCAAAGGTGTTTCTGCTGATCAAAGAAAAATTTGGGATCCCAGATGTAGTGTGCCCTGCTTTGGGGGGTTTAGGAGCTGGGTTAATAGCTCTCAAATATCCTGGAATATTGTACTGGGGTTTCACTAATGTTGATGAAATTTTACGCACTGGAAAGACTGCCTCGGCACCTGGAATCTGGCTTCTGGCTCAATTGTCTGCTGCAAAAGTGGTGGCCACTACTCTATGTAAAGGGTCTGGCCTCGTTGGTGGTTTATATGCTCCAAGTTTGATGATTGGTGCTGCAGTGGGTGCTGTATTTGGGGGCTGTGCTGGAGAGCTTATCAACTCAGCTATTCCGGGAAATGCTACCATCGCCGAGCCACAGGCTTATGCATTA GTTGGAATGGCTGCAACATTAGCTTCTGTTTGTTCAGTCCCCTTAACTTCAGTTCTTCTCCTCTTTGAGCTGACTAGAGATTACAGAATATTGCTTCCTCTCATG GGGGCAGTTGGACTAGCAATATGGGTGCCCTCTGTGACAACTCAGCAAAAGGAAACAGAGGTGTCGGATACAAAGCACCCTCCACTTGCTTATTCCATTATTTCACCATCCGAAGATAAAAGTGAGGATACAAGGAGAATCACTGGTGAAAGAGATGATATAGAACTCTCTATTATTGGCAATGCTAGTAAATATCAACCAACAGAGTTTGAGATTTTACTAGAGAATATAAAG GTCTCTCAGGCTGTGTCGGACAACTATTTGAAGGTTTCTCCTTCCCAAAGTCTCAGAGAGGCACTAAACTGTATGAGTGATGGTCAACAGAATTGCGCCCTTGTTGTTGATGCTGATGATTATTTGGAAGGGATTTTAACTTATGGTGACATTAAACGATGGTTGTTCAAGAGATCCGGTGACCCTTCCTCCTGGAGCACAAAGGAT ACACATGCAATGTCTCTTCTGTGTTTACACGTGGGATAA